cagttatttgatagatcaaaatgaaattgctgatccaaacacccaattatttataaatagaaatcatggaaattgtcaggggtgcccaaactttttcatacgactgtacaTGGTTTTGACCATgccagtttacaatccagggttactccaagcagtttagtcacctctacttgctcaatttccacattattcattacaaaatttagttgaggtttagtgaatgatttgtcccaaatacaatgctttaagtttttgaaatatttaggactaacttattccttgccacccattctgaaactaactgcagcttcTTGTTAAGTGTGGCAGTCATTTCAGctactgtagtagctgacatgtatagtgccGAGTCagccgcatacatagacactctggctttactcaaagccagtggcatgtcattagtaatgTTCGAAAAAAATAAAGGGCCTAGACAGCGGCtatggggaattcctgattctacctggattatgttggaggctTTCATTAAAGAACACACTGTTCTggtagacaggtaactctttatccacaatatagcagggggtgtaaatcCATAACGCATAAGGTTTTCAAGCAGCAGACTATGGTCGATAATGTAAAAAGCTGCACTGAATCCTAACAAAACACTCCCCACAATATTTTTAGCATCAATCTCTCTTAGCCagtcagtcatttgtgtaagtgccctgcttgttgaatgtccttccctataagcttgCTGAATGTCTGTTTAAAGTAAactagcattgtatctggtcaaacacaattattTCCCACAtttttactaagggttggtagcaggctgattggtcagctatttgagccagttaagggggctttactattcttgggtagcagaatgacttttgcttccctccaggcctgaggacacacactttctagtaggcttagattgaagatatggcaaataggagtggcaatatcatctgctattatcctcagtaattctCCATCCAAGTTGTGAAAAATAAGTTGTCTATCAACAAATACAAGCCAACATAGACAACTTATTTTTCACCGCTTCCACAACCACTTCACAGAATTCAAAatgacaatgcttgtctttcataatttgatcagttatacttggatgtgtagtgtcagtgtttgttgctggcatgtcatgatTAAGTTTGAGACTAATGccccatatatacactgctcaaaaaaataaagggaacacttaaacaacacaatgtaactccaagtcaatcacacttctgtgaaatcaaactgtccacttaggaagcaacactgattgacaataaatttcacatgctgttgtgcaaatggaatagacaaaaggtggaaattataggcaattagtaagacacccccaataaaggaatgattctgcaggtggtgaccacagaccacttctcagttcctatgcttcctggctgatgttttggtcacttttgaatgctggcggtgctctcactctagtggtagcatgagacggagtctacaacccacacaagtggctcaggtagtgcagttcatccaggatggcacatcaatgcgagctgtggcaaaaaggtttgctgtgtctgtcagcgtagtgtccagagcatggaggcgctaccaggagacaggccagtacatcaggagacgtggaggaggccgtaggagggcaacaacccagcagcaggaccgctacctccgcctttgtgcaaggaggtgcactgccagagccctgcaaaatgacctccagcaggccacaaatgtgcatgtgtcagcatatggtctcacaaggggtctgaggatctcatctcggtacctattggcagtcaggctacctctggcgagcacatggagggctgtgcggccccacaaagaaatgccaccccacaccatgactgacccatcgccaaaccggtcatgctggaggatgttgcaggcagcagaacgttctccacggcgtctccagactctgtcacgtctgtcacatgtgctcagtgtgaacctgctttcatctgtgaagagcacagggcgccagtggcgaatttgccaatcttggtgttctctggcaaatgccaaacgtcctgcaaggtgttgggctgtaagcacaacccccacctgtggacgtcgggccctcataccaccctcatgtagtctgtttctgaccgtttgagcagacacatgcacatttgtggcctgctggaggtcattttgcagggcgctggcagtgcacctccttgcacaaaggcggaggtagcggtcctgctgctgggttgttgccctcctacggcctcctccacgtctcctgatgtactggcctatctcctggtagcgcctccatgctctggacactacgctgacagacacagcaaacctttttgccacagctcgcattgatgtgccatcctggatgaactgcactacctgagccacttgtgtgggttgtagactccgtctcatgctaccactagagtgagagcaccgccagcattcaaaagtgaccaaaacatcagccaggaagcataggaactgagaagtggtctgtggtcaccacctgcagaatcactccttttttgggggtgtcttgctaattgcctataatttccaccttttgtctattccatttgcacaacagcatgtgaaattgattgtcaatcagtgttgcttcctaagtggacagtttgatttgacagaagtgtgattgacttggagttacattgtgttgtttaagtgttccctttatttttttgagcagtgtatatatatatatagagacattgaacactggtcacttcaCATACTGTTGTTTACTTACTGTGTATGTATGCATACTGTATTCTCAATGTAGGTCATCTTAATATACCTCCTACTGTGCATACAATTTTGCATTCCAaattatatactgtctatacacaccatatatTTATAATTTATCGTTCAGGCAtttcttgatttgatttgtatttgcTAGACATTCTgttgcactgttggaactagtaacataagcatttcgctgcacctgctatAATACCTGCAAATCTTTTTATGCAAccaataaacttgatttgaaaaTAAAAGGTACTGTTTCATTCACGGTTCCATTTCTCAAAAAAAAGTGTTCTTATTCAGTTTTGTTCCCCTGGTACAGAACTCAAAATTGTGCATTTAACACAACGGTTTGTAGAGTACCTTCAAATATCCTAACATAATATTATACACCAAAATCACGTTCCTGGCCTCAGCTGTTCCTCACCTTTTCCACCAATGGTATCAACTGCTGGTATTCTGCCAGTGTCTTCAGTAGTTCCATGATGAAGGGTAGGTAGTTGTGCTTTCGTCGGATGTTTTCGATCTACAACAAAaaatatgtatacacacacacacaatgttcaaGAAAAACATCAAGCGTTATAATATAGTATTGAAATGACTGCATATCTTCTAAAATGCCCATATTATCTGACGGTTATAGACCCACGGTCAGCGAGCCCACCTTGTATCGTTGGAGCTTCTGATTCTCCTCATCGATCAGCAGCTGATACTTTGCGATTTCTGATTGGAGGGAGCTGAGGAGGGTGCTGCTCTGGTCTGTGTCCATTGGCTCTTCCTGGAGAAAGGGTGAGACAGAATTTCAATTCGGTCAAATGTCAAACCAGATTTTAGTTTGCCGGACAAATGCGAGATTTATCAGCCATATCAAATAGAAACCCATCTGAATACCACCACGTGTAGGGTAATGTGTTGAGGAGTGTCCACTGCaaccacatggaagagactgtaGTTATTATGCAAGAAAGATTGTTAGCCGACGAAGTGAATGGTAGCTCCTAGAACAATGCACGTCTCCCTCTGTCCATCTGGCTTGTAAAAATCGTCAGTTTCTGTATAAATTTATATTTCCACATGCATGTGCCTTCATCCTGTATACAGTTGCTAGTTAACCAGCTAGCTTGATTTGTACTGTTTTGGGCATTTTTAAGCTAGCTGCTCAACCAGGCTTTAgactagaggaagagaaggaagcaATATCACTTCATCTAAATACTCCTCCTTGGTGGACATTTCTGTAAATTGTCTTTAAGGGAGATGAATCTAGCAAAACGTCACAAAATACCTGAACATTTGTCACAGACTCACTTGTGCCGGGAAACTTTGCGGGCGCTACcatgatacaatgttgcaagtgtGTCAGTGAGAGCGCAAATTCAAGACAAGACAGGCAGAGAAGACAGGCATAGCAGACAAATGACACGAATGAAATACAACCTCCCCGTGCATAGCTAATTTGATTCATAGAGAATATTTATCTCATCCAAATTATTATAATGTCGGTTTTTATGTATTTATATCAGCAAAAAGCAGGCAATAACCGGCTAATGGAAATTCTGGGATGACACCAACATTACTTAACACAGATAGGATAGATGTTTCTTTCATCATAAGCAGACATTTTAAAGGACTTGATCAATGGCAGTGACATGGGTGGAAGTCTATTCATGGCCATGGTGGCAGGTAATTGTATAGTCCTGGCCTGAGGGCTGCACCATGAATAACTGCAACACCACTTACCTCTGTTAGCTGGATCTGTAGTTCGGCTATCTTCCTCTCGTAAATCATCTTCCTGTCGGACACAATGGCCATCAGGTTGAAGCGGATCTCTCCCTCACTGTACCTGATACCAGGGATGGAAGATGCAGTTGTTTTATATATTATTTTCCTGATAAATGAGTCAGTTAGAAGTTGCGTAGCACAATGAGCAACACAAACAGCAACCATATATGACACTTATTTACCATGGTATATTTACTTGTGAAAAAATATTTACTTCTGTATTCTTTTCTCAATCACTGGCCGAACTGCGTTGATCCAATCGTCCTGGTTGCATACACCTGAAACACAAAACAAGCATAAAGTGTAGATCAGAAATCAATCATCAACTAGATTTAGCCACGGGACGAtttttcttgagcagatggtcagggggccagaacataatgacaaatcatttgtagactgcaaattgactgcaagaagcccaaacagatatcatatttgactaaaacataatttcaaaccttgcttaaaTTTGTATAcgattttggggcggcaggtagcctagtggttagagtgttgggccagtaaccgaaaggttgctagatcaaatccctgagttgacatggtaaaaatctgtcgttctgcccctgaacagttcagactgttcctaggccatcattgtaaataagaatttgttcttaaaacttacttgcctagttaaataaactgTATATTATGTGTAGGAAAACTTTGGAACAgattccaaaattaaaatcatttggagctgatttgcttgtgtttttaaagtattttatgtccaacaataaaataaaaacacaccagttggggaaccctggtgtAGACAATCATCAAGGGTGTTTCTGAAGAATGTGTCAGGTTCAAGACGAGATTAACTGCACTACTGGCCACACAGTCACAATTCactagaaaaaaataaaataaaacacttaAAAGCTAAAAGAATATATATAAAACCTAAAAGAATCTGAAACATCAGCTTATTTCAAATTCACGAAGCTAACTAAAACTGCTACTatgaaacactacaaacattTAAACTGTAGTAAAATTATATGTAGGACAAAACAGCAACTTTATATCTCTATCAAGCTAAATATATGACCGGTATGTGCGTACCGAGGTCGATGGGTCCTTCACGTAGGCCGTCCAGCTCATAGAGCCTGCCGTTGACAGGGACGTAGCTCACAAAATGGAACGCATCCTCATCCTTTGCTGAAGACTTGGCGTCAAACTCAAACATCTGCTGTCTGAAAACAATGAAACACAATAAATATGACAGTTTTAGCTCTCATTAGCAGATAAACTAACATGGTATTAAAACCAAAGCCTTTATTCTCTTCATTTTCAGCTCTGTGGGTAATGTCTTATGAAAAACATTCAATCAAAAATGGCAGTTTGTCTACTTAGAGCCAAGCCTTCGATTAATCTAGTGACGTTAGCAGTAATAAACTATCCCGCTGAAATGAAAAGTCAACTCACCTGGCAAAGCTGTTGTGAACTTGTCGAATAACTTCAGAGTTGCTGAGAGCCAGACCTTTCATCTTTATAGAAGAGAGAATATCATCAGTGTGAGTTTTATGTAGTCTCCTGACTTCGGGGTCTGTTTAATGTCTGCATGATGCATCAATAATGAAGATGGCTGGGATTTTACTGTGGATGGTTCTCCTCTGTTTCGCTCACTCAATAAAATACATATACAGCCACACACATTTCCCGAGCGACACCCCCTTCCCTTACAACTGTTGCATTTTCAAATCCAAACACGAGTTCTCAAACCCCTCAGAACTTTAGAGAGAACCAAATCAAAAGTCTCTCAATGTCTGGGCAAATATTATACCAACAAATTGCCTCCTGTCCAGACCAGTATGTCACAGCTCTTCTTCGCTGTGTACCACGTGGGTCACGTCAACCAGGCTAGGTGTTATGCACATCTCAAGGACAAAAATCACAGACTGAGAAAAAAAAAGGCTTGCAAAAACTAAACACTGCCCCAATAATCAGAATCAACTTACAGCTGCATCAAAGCTGAGTGAAAACTCTCTGAACTCTGTGAGTGTCTCTCCCAACAGCATGTCAGAGTGGGTACAGTTCAGCAGCACGCTCACAATGGCCTGGGTAGCACATGCATTGTTTATCACCTGAAACAGCACACATAGCAGGTTGACAGCGGGTTATTTACATTGATTGTCATGCGTCTTTCCCTAGAGGAAGAACTGAGAAGTTTCCACTgaatgggccagctgcaaagacAATATTGGCTAgattgtaaaaattcatgaaaacaaacatttgctttTTGGTATTAAACTTAAGGTTTGGCATTAggcttagcagtgtggttaaggttaggtttaaaaatcGTTCTTTATAACTTTgcggctgtgccagctagtgaccactctccagagctgcctccagtacatgagtcatcTCAATAAATAtcaacctgcacacacacacacacacacacacacacacagacatcaaaTGAGATCCTgtaattttacattttagtcattaagcagacgttcttatccagagcagaCTTAGTAAACACATTGAACTTGAAGTTTTAAAAAACAACCACATCACAATAATAATGCACAGGTAGACTCTTCGAAATAGCCGCTATCAGCAGAATCTGTGCCAGGAAGAAAAACAAGACACTTCTGAGAGCAATTTGGATATGTTCTAACTATGCAATACATACAATGAATACAGATGTAAAACCAAACCATGTACCTGCTTGGCAAAGAAGATGTTGTCAAGCCTTGAATCCTGAACGATAGATCCTCCTggctcctcacctggttgccacTTGAACAGGAAGATCAACCCATGAACTGGTCTTGAAGGAAGAAAGAGAAACCTAGTACCACTGCAATACTATGAACTTATAAAAGTAAAGTGTTTAGAAGTAAAGAGATTAGGGCATGGGCAATGGCTTACTTGAGGTTTTCAAAGTTCTCTGGTTCCATACTCCATATTTCTTCCACCTGAGCTCCTTTACAACCTGGGTTAGTAGAAAGGAGAAAGCTGGGTTAACTACTACATACTTACATAAACCAGGGAAGGGCAAACTGGCCCCTCTTTTGGGATGGGCAAAATGGCCGCTCTTTTGTAGGTCCAAGAACACCAAAATGTTTTATCAGTCatggtctcaacttactgttgagggtTATTATAacagaatacacaaggtgcaatttcgaaatttggttgtgcatcagcagtcactAAAGTCAGCAAATGTTTTTTTAGATTGTCTAGCGGCCAGGTAATTTACCagtctaaacttgtagtaagcaaGGTTGAATGAATTGATCATCAGTTGTCATTAAAAACTGGAAACATTTGCCTCCGCCCTATAGCAAAATGAGTAAAATTGCATTAAATTAATTATAAAATTGCAAAATCTTCTCCGctcaatggcaaaatgtgtagaattgcaggaaatgaacttTAAAAATGAAATGCATCTTAGCTGTCACGGGGGGATATGGATATGAAGACCCACTGCGGCCTCATGACGAGTTCcgtttttttgtggcccccacctccatcaaagttgcccatctaTGACATAAGTTAAACCATTAGTTAGTGGACAGGACTCTCCATCTAACGTTAGTTTGCCATTTGAATTGGCAGAGAACTGCACCAACAAGCTATGTTTATCCATCGAGTTGATCATATTGCGTACGATATTCAATCAAAAGGCATGCAGTAAAATTGATTTGTCAGTTTCTAAAGGAATCTCAATAGTGTCAGCTAGCTAAACTAGTAACCGCCGATACATACACACCTAAGTGTCGTGGTAGCATGCTAAT
This genomic window from Salvelinus namaycush isolate Seneca chromosome 8, SaNama_1.0, whole genome shotgun sequence contains:
- the LOC120052608 gene encoding ubiquitin carboxyl-terminal hydrolase isozyme L5 isoform X1; the encoded protein is MGNFDGGGGHKKTELVMRPQWVFISISPRDSCKGAQVEEIWSMEPENFENLKPVHGLIFLFKWQPGEEPGGSIVQDSRLDNIFFAKQVINNACATQAIVSVLLNCTHSDMLLGETLTEFREFSLSFDAAMKGLALSNSEVIRQVHNSFARQQMFEFDAKSSAKDEDAFHFVSYVPVNGRLYELDGLREGPIDLGVCNQDDWINAVRPVIEKRIQKYSEGEIRFNLMAIVSDRKMIYERKIAELQIQLTEEEPMDTDQSSTLLSSLQSEIAKYQLLIDEENQKLQRYKIENIRRKHNYLPFIMELLKTLAEYQQLIPLVEKAKEKQSAKKVQEAK
- the LOC120052608 gene encoding ubiquitin carboxyl-terminal hydrolase isozyme L5 isoform X2, which encodes MSGSAGEWCLMESDPGVFTELIKGFGCKGAQVEEIWSMEPENFENLKPVHGLIFLFKWQPGEEPGGSIVQDSRLDNIFFAKQVINNACATQAIVSVLLNCTHSDMLLGETLTEFREFSLSFDAAMKGLALSNSEVIRQVHNSFARQQMFEFDAKSSAKDEDAFHFVSYVPVNGRLYELDGLREGPIDLGVCNQDDWINAVRPVIEKRIQKYSEGEIRFNLMAIVSDRKMIYERKIAELQIQLTEEEPMDTDQSSTLLSSLQSEIAKYQLLIDEENQKLQRYKIENIRRKHNYLPFIMELLKTLAEYQQLIPLVEKAKEKQSAKKVQEAK
- the LOC120052608 gene encoding ubiquitin carboxyl-terminal hydrolase isozyme L5 isoform X3 — protein: MEPENFENLKPVHGLIFLFKWQPGEEPGGSIVQDSRLDNIFFAKQVINNACATQAIVSVLLNCTHSDMLLGETLTEFREFSLSFDAAMKGLALSNSEVIRQVHNSFARQQMFEFDAKSSAKDEDAFHFVSYVPVNGRLYELDGLREGPIDLGVCNQDDWINAVRPVIEKRIQKYSEGEIRFNLMAIVSDRKMIYERKIAELQIQLTEEEPMDTDQSSTLLSSLQSEIAKYQLLIDEENQKLQRYKIENIRRKHNYLPFIMELLKTLAEYQQLIPLVEKAKEKQSAKKVQEAK